A window of the Lactuca sativa cultivar Salinas chromosome 5, Lsat_Salinas_v11, whole genome shotgun sequence genome harbors these coding sequences:
- the LOC111902904 gene encoding protein PHLOEM PROTEIN 2-LIKE A1 isoform X3, translating into MLVSSLTKIERTINESYAAYPYKKYWIDKATFGNCFMVFARDFTVSWGSDKRYWDWPSIKETSEVFIDVAELLMVCWLAVESKFDTANLTAGMNYEVVFVMMIKEKSRGWNAPVTFTLILPNGNKQEHEESLLKKPRSQWFEIQVGEFMVEPKNDGIIEFSLTKSKENWKTGLVFKGVVIRPKK; encoded by the exons ATGCTGGTGTCTTCTTTAACCAAAATAGAAAG GACGATAAATGAAAGTTATGCAGCATATCCATATAAG AAGTATTGGATTGACAAGGCAACATTTGGCAACTGCTTCATGGTTTTTGCAAGGGACTTTACAGTCTCATGGGGTAGTGACAAACGTTATTGGGATTGGCCAAGCATTAAAGAAACAAG TGAGGTATTTATAGATGTTGCGGAATTGCTAATGGTTTGTTGGTTAGCGGTGGAGTCGAAATTTGACACAGCCAATTTAACAGCAGGAATGAATTATGAAGTTGTATTTGTGATGATGATTAAAGAAAAGAGTCGTGGGTGGAATGCTCCCGTCACTTTCACACTCATCCTTCCAAACGgaaacaaacaagaacatgaagaaAGCTTGCTTAAAAAGCCAAGATCGCAGTGGTTTGAGATTCAGGTGGGTGAGTTTATGGTGGAACCAAAAAACGATGGAATTATCGAGTTCAGTTTGACTAAAAGTAAAGAGAATTGGAAGACAGGTTTAGTCTTCAAAGGTGTGGTCATCCGACCAAAGAAGTGA
- the LOC111902908 gene encoding uncharacterized protein LOC111902908 isoform X1, whose amino-acid sequence MRCSLLVRYNPEGLAIAWNSHQMLNRQVVKSETATIKSVTASVKIPEIDLELAGGNLGGLVTTVEGLVTKINESLERVHGFTFGDSLDEDRRSKWLDFKARLLKLLNIEETWTLILDDALANSFIAPTTDDIKDDFQLTFDEYERSWEQNEELGLNDMDTSSADVAYAS is encoded by the exons ATGAGGTGCAGTTTGCTGGTGAGATACAACCCCGAGGGTCTTGCTATCGCTTGGAATTCTCATCAG ATGCTTAATCGACAAGTAGTAAAATCCGAAACAGCCACAATTAAG TCCGTCACTGCAAGTGTAAAAATCccggagattgatttggagcttgCAGGTGGCAATTTAGGAGGCCTTGTGACAACTGTCGAAGGTTTAGTCACCAAAATCAACgaaa GTCTTGAGAGAGTACACGGGTTCACTTTTGGAGATAGTCTTGATGAGGATAGAAGAAGCAAATGGCTCGACTTTAAAGCCAGACTCCTCAAG CTTCTGAATATAGAAGAAACTTGGACATTGATCTTAGACGATGCTCTGGCAAACTCTTTCATTGCACCAACAACTGATGATATTAAAGACGACTTTCAGTTAACTT TTGATGAATACGAGAGATCATGGGAACAGAACGAGGAGTTGGGATTGAATGACATGGACACCTCTTCTGCTGATGTGGCATATGCTTCATGA
- the LOC111902904 gene encoding protein PHLOEM PROTEIN 2-LIKE A1 isoform X1, with translation MGLSKWEEDLLKNADAVIDKSPMEDLYAGVFFNQNRKKYWIDKATFGNCFMVFARDFTVSWGSDKRYWDWPSIKETSEVFIDVAELLMVCWLAVESKFDTANLTAGMNYEVVFVMMIKEKSRGWNAPVTFTLILPNGNKQEHEESLLKKPRSQWFEIQVGEFMVEPKNDGIIEFSLTKSKENWKTGLVFKGVVIRPKK, from the exons ATGGGACTATCAAAATGGGAGGAAGATCTTCTCAAGAATGCAGATGCTGTTATAGATAAGTCCCCAATGGAAGACCTCTATGCTGGTGTCTTCTTTAACCAAAATAGAAAG AAGTATTGGATTGACAAGGCAACATTTGGCAACTGCTTCATGGTTTTTGCAAGGGACTTTACAGTCTCATGGGGTAGTGACAAACGTTATTGGGATTGGCCAAGCATTAAAGAAACAAG TGAGGTATTTATAGATGTTGCGGAATTGCTAATGGTTTGTTGGTTAGCGGTGGAGTCGAAATTTGACACAGCCAATTTAACAGCAGGAATGAATTATGAAGTTGTATTTGTGATGATGATTAAAGAAAAGAGTCGTGGGTGGAATGCTCCCGTCACTTTCACACTCATCCTTCCAAACGgaaacaaacaagaacatgaagaaAGCTTGCTTAAAAAGCCAAGATCGCAGTGGTTTGAGATTCAGGTGGGTGAGTTTATGGTGGAACCAAAAAACGATGGAATTATCGAGTTCAGTTTGACTAAAAGTAAAGAGAATTGGAAGACAGGTTTAGTCTTCAAAGGTGTGGTCATCCGACCAAAGAAGTGA
- the LOC111902904 gene encoding protein PHLOEM PROTEIN 2-LIKE A1 isoform X4: MLVSSLTKIERTINESYAAYPYKYWIDKATFGNCFMVFARDFTVSWGSDKRYWDWPSIKETSEVFIDVAELLMVCWLAVESKFDTANLTAGMNYEVVFVMMIKEKSRGWNAPVTFTLILPNGNKQEHEESLLKKPRSQWFEIQVGEFMVEPKNDGIIEFSLTKSKENWKTGLVFKGVVIRPKK, encoded by the exons ATGCTGGTGTCTTCTTTAACCAAAATAGAAAG GACGATAAATGAAAGTTATGCAGCATATCCATATAAG TATTGGATTGACAAGGCAACATTTGGCAACTGCTTCATGGTTTTTGCAAGGGACTTTACAGTCTCATGGGGTAGTGACAAACGTTATTGGGATTGGCCAAGCATTAAAGAAACAAG TGAGGTATTTATAGATGTTGCGGAATTGCTAATGGTTTGTTGGTTAGCGGTGGAGTCGAAATTTGACACAGCCAATTTAACAGCAGGAATGAATTATGAAGTTGTATTTGTGATGATGATTAAAGAAAAGAGTCGTGGGTGGAATGCTCCCGTCACTTTCACACTCATCCTTCCAAACGgaaacaaacaagaacatgaagaaAGCTTGCTTAAAAAGCCAAGATCGCAGTGGTTTGAGATTCAGGTGGGTGAGTTTATGGTGGAACCAAAAAACGATGGAATTATCGAGTTCAGTTTGACTAAAAGTAAAGAGAATTGGAAGACAGGTTTAGTCTTCAAAGGTGTGGTCATCCGACCAAAGAAGTGA
- the LOC111902904 gene encoding protein PHLOEM PROTEIN 2-LIKE A1 isoform X2 has protein sequence MGLSKWEEDLLKNADAVIDKSPMEDLYAGVFFNQNRKYWIDKATFGNCFMVFARDFTVSWGSDKRYWDWPSIKETSEVFIDVAELLMVCWLAVESKFDTANLTAGMNYEVVFVMMIKEKSRGWNAPVTFTLILPNGNKQEHEESLLKKPRSQWFEIQVGEFMVEPKNDGIIEFSLTKSKENWKTGLVFKGVVIRPKK, from the exons ATGGGACTATCAAAATGGGAGGAAGATCTTCTCAAGAATGCAGATGCTGTTATAGATAAGTCCCCAATGGAAGACCTCTATGCTGGTGTCTTCTTTAACCAAAATAGAAAG TATTGGATTGACAAGGCAACATTTGGCAACTGCTTCATGGTTTTTGCAAGGGACTTTACAGTCTCATGGGGTAGTGACAAACGTTATTGGGATTGGCCAAGCATTAAAGAAACAAG TGAGGTATTTATAGATGTTGCGGAATTGCTAATGGTTTGTTGGTTAGCGGTGGAGTCGAAATTTGACACAGCCAATTTAACAGCAGGAATGAATTATGAAGTTGTATTTGTGATGATGATTAAAGAAAAGAGTCGTGGGTGGAATGCTCCCGTCACTTTCACACTCATCCTTCCAAACGgaaacaaacaagaacatgaagaaAGCTTGCTTAAAAAGCCAAGATCGCAGTGGTTTGAGATTCAGGTGGGTGAGTTTATGGTGGAACCAAAAAACGATGGAATTATCGAGTTCAGTTTGACTAAAAGTAAAGAGAATTGGAAGACAGGTTTAGTCTTCAAAGGTGTGGTCATCCGACCAAAGAAGTGA
- the LOC111902908 gene encoding uncharacterized protein LOC111902908 isoform X2 yields the protein MLNRQVVKSETATIKSVTASVKIPEIDLELAGGNLGGLVTTVEGLVTKINESLERVHGFTFGDSLDEDRRSKWLDFKARLLKLLNIEETWTLILDDALANSFIAPTTDDIKDDFQLTFDEYERSWEQNEELGLNDMDTSSADVAYAS from the exons ATGCTTAATCGACAAGTAGTAAAATCCGAAACAGCCACAATTAAG TCCGTCACTGCAAGTGTAAAAATCccggagattgatttggagcttgCAGGTGGCAATTTAGGAGGCCTTGTGACAACTGTCGAAGGTTTAGTCACCAAAATCAACgaaa GTCTTGAGAGAGTACACGGGTTCACTTTTGGAGATAGTCTTGATGAGGATAGAAGAAGCAAATGGCTCGACTTTAAAGCCAGACTCCTCAAG CTTCTGAATATAGAAGAAACTTGGACATTGATCTTAGACGATGCTCTGGCAAACTCTTTCATTGCACCAACAACTGATGATATTAAAGACGACTTTCAGTTAACTT TTGATGAATACGAGAGATCATGGGAACAGAACGAGGAGTTGGGATTGAATGACATGGACACCTCTTCTGCTGATGTGGCATATGCTTCATGA